Proteins from a genomic interval of Neovison vison isolate M4711 chromosome 4, ASM_NN_V1, whole genome shotgun sequence:
- the CCN4 gene encoding CCN family member 4, producing the protein MRWFLPWTLAAVTAAAAGSVPATAFSPGSTAMAFTPVPLEDTASRPQFCKWPCECPPSPPRCPLGVSLITDGCECCKMCAQQLGDNCTEAAICDPHRGLYCDYSGDRPRYAIGVCAQVVGVGCVLDGVRYTNGQSFQPNCKYNCTCVDGAVGCTPLCLRARPPRLWCHRPRRVSIPGRCCQQWVCDHDARRPRKTTQRHTSALAATGEMESWHRNCLTYTSPWSPCSTTCGLGVSTRISNVNSRCWPEQESRLCSLRPCDVDIRPHIKEGKKCLAVYQPEAPMNFTVAGCISTRPYRPKYCGVCTDSRCCIPYKSKTIDVSFQCPDGPGFSRQVLWINACFCNLSCRNPNDIFADLESYPDFSEIAN; encoded by the exons GCCTTCTCTCCTGGCTCCACGGCCATGGCTTTCACCCCAGTGCCACTGGAGGACACAGCTTCACGCCCCCAATTCTGCAAGTGGCCGTGTGAGTGCCCACCGTCACCCCCTCGCTGCCCGCTGGGGGTCAGCCTCATCACAGATGGTTGTGAATGCTGTAAAATGTGTGCACAGCAGCTTGGGGACAACTGCACAGAGGCAGCCATCTGTGACCCCCACCGGGGCCTCTACTGCGATTACAGTGGGGACCGCCCGAGGTACGCAATAGGAGTGTGTGCAC AGGTAGTCGGCGTGGGCTGCGTCCTGGACGGGGTACGCTACACCAACGGCCAGTCCTTCCAGCCCAACTGCAAGTACAACTGCACATGCGTGGATGGCGCGGTGGGCTGCACACCCCTGTGCCTGCGCGCGCGCCCCCCGCGCCTCTGGTGCCATCGTCCCCGGCGGGTCAGCATCCCTGGTCGTTGCTGCCAGCAGTGGGTATGCGACCACGATGCCAGGAGGCCACGCAAGACAACACAGCGCCACACCAGTGCTCTAG CTGCCACAGGTGAGATGGAGTCGTGGCACAGGAACTGCCTCACCTACACGAGCCCCTGGAGCCCCTGCTCTACCACCTGCGGCTTGGGGGTCTCTACCCGGATCTCCAATGTCAACAGCCGCTGCTGGCCTGAGCAAGAGAGCCGCCTGTGCAGCCTGCGGCCCTGTGACGTGGACATCCGTCCGCACATCAAG GAAGGGAAGAAGTGTTTGGCCGTGTACCAGCCAGAGGCACCCATGAACTTCACTGTCGCCGGCTGCATCAGCACACGCCCCTACCGGCCGAAGTACTGTGGGGTCTGCACGGACAGCAGGTGCTGCATCCCCTACAAGTCCAAAACCATCGATGTCTCCTTCCAGTGTCCCGATGGGCCTGGCTTCTCCCGCCAGGTCCTATGGATTAATGCTTGCTTCTGCAACCTGAGTTGTAGGAATCCCAACGATATCTTTGCTGACTTAGAGTCCTACCCTGACTTCTCAGAAATTGCCAATTAG